The following proteins are encoded in a genomic region of Scylla paramamosain isolate STU-SP2022 chromosome 40, ASM3559412v1, whole genome shotgun sequence:
- the LOC135092704 gene encoding LOW QUALITY PROTEIN: serine/arginine repetitive matrix protein 2-like (The sequence of the model RefSeq protein was modified relative to this genomic sequence to represent the inferred CDS: deleted 1 base in 1 codon), protein MDKAYPMRSVQACTDTNDCQELSRTSGLYLKPIARLSITVTLPQLKSGQSISNWEVMERLRAAITPKEFTVIKVTKSTLEFLRFDAEIENKRDLTLVIGKIDQKGIKLSGFSELLKIRAVEAKTTFPMRHDWESFFRDAKHMNEMKPGERPDTVHFQDLPCRWFSHLNDPSPDLPNLYVMGKVMGSFGEVRAVDIPVCDPYRRSMPPSISGLHAPAAFGQGGVFEAYVQFKEYIGFAKCMHALQGKKLVFMDADGKAWSTCIKVDFDRTKHMSEYSIKKRAAERDKLKAAEREREEKMRRKKEMEEMKLEAERMRMEEEQRLKEEQKEAKRKEKEERRKNREEKRRRKRLMKEEERLKKEEEEEEARLGRKIALEERKLLLAQRKLESIRLLDELFERIKVVKQKEVAQRREEELYQAVDKESTKAKKKELKEHRRQERLASKERVLRDKLVHSYKLREEERMAEQRERVRRAVQGKDRLHASISAASLSSISSATSEGDLNAISSSSSTSSSSSSSSSSSDSDSSSTTSSGGVSLAKAQFGGPLRVEQDAVAAAAAAAAAKGTYEGDPRLPGQPEGPYPPYFDGHYPYEDWDDSYGWRGRGWGGRWRYPRGPWRGRGFRDRGRGFRDRGGRGGVPWGMGCKFPLEKDPAKPTTWYKRGEGGDSGSRSRSRSRSRRRSRSHRSRSRRSRSRSRRSHSRSRSRSRSKRSSRSRSKRSHSRSRSRSKRSRSRSRFKRSHSKSRSQSRSKGSRSKSRSRSRSRSRSKSKRSRSRSKSKRSRSRSRSKRSRSRSKSKRSRSRSKSKRSRSRSSSRKSRSRRSASGSQSRSRSRSRSRSRSRRWRERSMDGRRREKSRREREEEEEEEEEERRREEEKINYDDLRESDLELSSDPEEEERRRYQEESYMGGDMEEEEEDYMNYHHHYPPPPHHYPPRGYRGRRGYRGRWGGYRGDRGGWRYPPSRPHGQDPYHHLYLKYFESVAEREGRRGEEEEERRKQEGRRSLEEDRRKIDGRSQEEERRKDMKKEEEEVEERSRNERSERRRKEDVCEVRPRERGGSLEEPFRGRGRGEWPHATYDCPQRKGRERERERTPPPPPPPPPPPPPPAERRRIEALEERSRREERSRREEYDPGAQLRERIRQDREESEAARREREREREAQQRTSAPSSSVSRRDGGGSGGGGGGGGGGGGGGGGGGGGGGGGSTRLLSAVVRDPSAGSKERPSHPRLPHSTSPSPSAGDTRWRNQGLRADMERREVSIKERLSFRRPREAENGRTSPRGRTSPRVPVMARITRGRRKKDPHLTSPSTSTASPLPQANPRGRRDHRGRRQWEDNRGRDDDEEEEEEEEEEERVVKRVKDSEESEGSESESGQRKKQSQPQEGGRKRRKRRKKRREERDENAGRPQKHKKKKKKQHGATRR, encoded by the exons atggacAAGGCCTATCCAATGAGAAGTGTCCAGGCCTGCACGGACACCAATGACTGTCAGGAGCTGTCACGCACCTCTGGCCTGTACCTGAAGCCTATTGCACGTCTCAGCATCACTGTCACCCTGCCACAGCTCAAGTCCGGCCAGTCCATATCTAactgggag GTGATGGAGCGGCTGCGGGCGGCCATCACCCCCAAAGAGTTCACGGTCATCAAGGTCACCAAGAGCACGCTGGAGTTCCTGAGATTTGACGCGGAGATAGAGAACAAGAGAGACCTTACCCTTGTCATTGGGAAGATAGACCAGAAG GGCATCAAGCTGAGTGGGTTCTCCGAGCTTTTGAAGATCCGCGCGGTGGAGGCCAAGACCACCTTCCCCATGAGGCACGACTGGGAGAGCTTCTTTCGCGACGCCAAGCACATGAATGAGATGAAGCCCGGCGAGCGTCCAGACACTGTGCACTTCCAG GACCTACCATGTCGCTGGTTCTCTCACCTGAACGACCCATCACCTGACTTGCCAAACCTGTACGTGATGGGGAAAGTGATGGGGTCATTTGGGGAGGTGCGGGCGGTGGACATCCCTGTGTGTGACCCCTACAGGAGGAGTATGCCCCCCTCCATCAGTGGTCTGCATGCCCCCGCCGCGTTTGGCCAGGGGGGGGTGTTTGAAGCCTACGTGCAGTTTAAAGAGTACATTGGATTTGCTAAGTGTATGCATGCACTCCAGGGAAAGAAGCTTGTGTTCATGGATGCCGATGGGAAGGCCTGGAGTACTTGCAtcaag GTGGACTTTGATCGCACCAAGCACATGTCGGAATACTCCATCAAGAAGAGGGCGGCTGAGCGGGACAAGCTGAAGGCcgctgagagggagagggaggagaagatgcggcggaagaaggagatggaggagatgaagCTGGAGGCGGAGAG gatgcggatggaggaggagcagcgactgaaggaggaacagaaggaagccaagaggaaggaaaaggaggagaggaggaagaaccgGGAGGAGaaacggagaaggaagagacttatgaaggaggaggagaggctgaagaaggaggaggaggaggaggaggcaaggcttGGGAGGAAGATAGcgctggaggagaggaaattacTCTTGGCGCAGAGGAAACTGGAGAGCATTAGACTTCTGGATGAGCTGTTTGAGAGGATTAAG GTGGTGAAGCAGAAGGAGGTGGCCCAGCGCAGGGAGGAGGAGCTGTACCAGGCCGTGGACAAAGAAAGCACTAAGgctaagaagaaagag TTGAAGGAGCACCGCCGTCAGGAGCGACTGGCCAGCAAGGAGCGAGTGTTGAGGGACAAGCTGGTGCACTCCTACAAGCTGAGAGAGGAGGAGCGCATGGCCGAGCAGCGGGAAAGGGTGCGGCGGGCTGTGCAGGGCAAG GACCGGCTCCACGCATCCATCTctgctgcctccctctcctccatctccagtGCCACCTCTGAAGGGGACCTGAatgccatctcctcctcctcttcgacttcctcctcttcctcctcctcctcctcttcctcggaCTCGGACTCATCATCAACGACATCATCAGGAGGTGTTAGTCTCGCGAAAGCCCAGTTTGGtg gGCCTCTGAGGGTGGAGCAGGACGCggtggcagcggcagcagcagcagcggcagcgaaGGGCACATATGAGGGTGACCCTCGGCTGCCAGGCCAGCCAGAGGGGCCCTACCCACCCTACTTCGACGGCCACTACCCCTATGAGGACTGGGACGACTCCTATGGGTGGCGGGGCCGGGGGTGGGGGGGGCGGTGGCGCTACCCCAGGGGACCATGGCGGGGCAGGGGCTTCAGGGACAGGGGGAGGGGCTTCAGGGACAGAGGGGGCCGGGGGGGGGTACCGTGGGGGATGGGGTG TAAGTTTCCCCTGGAGAAGGACCCAGCTAAACCAACGACCTGGTACAAACGAGGGGAAGGCGGCGATTCCGGATCAAGATCGCGCTCCAGGTCAAGGTCACGCCGGAGGTCAAGGTCCCATCGTTCAAGGTCACGGAGGTCGAGGTCGAGATCAAGGAGATCACACTCCAGGTCCAGATCAAGGTCTAGATCGAAAAGGTCATCAAGGTCAAGGTCAAAAAGGTCACATTCAAGGTCAAGATCGAGGTCAAAAAGGTCCCGGTCAAGGTCAAGGTTCAAGAGGTCACACTCCAAGTCCAGGTCGCAGTCGCGTTCCAAGGGGTCGCGTTCAAAATCAAGGTCAAGATCAAGGTCAAGGTCACGATCTAAGTCCAAGAGGTCAAGGTCAAGGTCAAAATCCAAGCGGTCAAGATCAAGGTCAAGATCAAAGAGGTCACGGTCGAGGTCGAAGTCAAAAAGGTCACGATCAAGATCAAAGTCCAAGCGGTCGAGGTCGCGGTCATCATCCAGAAAATCAAGGTCGAGGAGGTCTGCAAGCGGGTCACAGTCAAGGTCACGCAGCAGATCAAGGTCACGTTCGAGGTCACGGCGGTGGAGGGAAAGGTCAATGGACGGGAGGAGGCGGGAaaaatcaaggagagagagagaggaggaggaggaggaggaggaggaggagcggaggagggaggaggagaagatcaACTACGATGACCTTCGGGAAAGTGACCTTGAGCTCTCCAGTgacccggaggaggaggagaggcggaggTACCAGGAGGAGTCTTACATGGGAggggacatggaggaggaggaagaagattacatgaactaccaccaccactaccctccaCCCCCCCACCACTACCCCCCACGAGGCTACCGGGGGCGCAGGGGGTACCGGGGACGCTGGGGGGGCTACAGGGGGGACCGGGGCGGGTGGAGGTACCCCCCGTCCCGCCCCCATGGCCAAGatccctaccaccacctctacctcaAGTACTTCGAGAGTgtggcagagagggaggggcggaggggtgaggaggaggaggagaggaggaagcaggaggggaggaggagtctgGAGGAGGATCGGAGGAAGATTGACGGGAggagtcaggaggaggagagacggaaggacatgaagaaggaggaggaggaggtggaggaaaggtcgaggaatgagaggagtgagaggaggaggaaggaggatgtgTGTGAGGTGCGTccaagggaaagaggagggagtcTGGAGGAGCCCTttaggggaagagggagaggagagtggccACATGCAACCTATGACTGCCCTCAGaggaaaggcagggagagggagagagagagaacacctcctcctcctcctcctcctccacctcctccaccaccaccagcagagaggaggaggatagaggcaCTGGAGGAGAGGTCACGGCGGGAGGAGAGGTCACGCAGGGAGGAGTATGACCCTGGGGCGCAGCTGAGGGAGAGAATACGACAGGATAGAGAGGAGAGCGAGGCAGCgagacgggagagggagagggagagggaggcacaGCAGAGAACCAgtgccccttcctcctctgtgagccgaagagatggaggaggaagtggaggaggaggaggaggaggaggaggaggaggaggagggggaggaggaggaggaggaggaggaggaggaggaagcacaagACTCCTGAGTGCTGTAGTCCGGGACCCTTCCGCTGGCAGCAAGGAGAGGCCAAGTCACCCCCGGCTGCCTCACTCCACATCCCCCTCGCCTTCTGCAGGAGACACCCGCTGGAGGAACCAAGGGCTGAGGGCGGACATGGAGCGCAGGGAAGTGTCCATCAAGGAACGGCTAAGCTTCAGACGGCCCCGGGAGGCGGAGAATGGAAGGACGAGCCCCCGGGGAAGAACCAGCCCAAGGGTTCCTGTGATGGCAAGGATAAcccgcgggaggaggaagaaggacccCCACCTGACCTCCCCCTCTACCTCCACAGCCTCGCCCCTCCCCCAGGCCAATCCCAGGGGGAGGAGGGACCACAGGGGCAGGAGACAATGGGAGGATAATCGGGGaagggatgatgatgaggaggaggaggaggaggaggaagaggaggagagagtggtgaagagggtgaaggactcagaggaaagtgagggaagtgagtcagaaagtggacagaggaagaagcagagccAACcgcaggagggaggcaggaagaggaggaagaggaggaagaagaggagggaggagagggatgagaatGCAGGAAGACCACAGaaacataagaagaagaagaagaagcaacatgGTGCTACAagacgataa